The stretch of DNA CAAACTTCCTCTTCTTCCCTCACAACTGGGATTCTGATGAGGAAACAGCTTATTGTCACTGGTTTGTAGACTTTTTGTAGCCAAACATAGGTTTTTACCTCCATCCAAAGAGTCAGGCTGTTAGCAGAGGGAGGCTGACACCTAGTGGCCACAGAGGAGACtgcacacaccacagcagcctgGAACCAGCATCTaaagcaggagttctcaaccttggggcaaGGACCCTGTTTTTTGCTCATGCTTtcgctttttctgcaactaaaccaaacttgccatattttaacatgctttcatccctttttcttgccatatttttgctccttttaaagcatttttactatattactcccatttctgacacttccaaTCTTATttgaatgccttttctgcacacgtgTTTCCACTTTTGCACTTTCCacaacttttccacctaatgtcacaaatgttgacccattattgtcacttttaacctattttcatcatattccatgctcaatttttttttgccaatttaaccacattcaccatttgtcattcccattattagccagtttcaactaattgttccaatattgacagttTTAACCATTTTTAGCACTTTATGTCAGTTTTTGCCCGCTCTAGTTTGCTACTTTAAacccatttctgtggttttaaaaacccatgtcaccacctttttcctcattttggtcactttgtctaattaaaaaaaaggatttccatctttaagatgactataaaaaatagtaaacttcctggataacagtagttattatattatattatattatattatacatgtggttatcacagttttatagaacaatggatggccctgtctccacatgactgttcttcaatgttcatgtctgtgttcaaccaccttcagcgacagtgggggtccccgctttctggaacttttattttggcggtcGTGGCCTGAAacggttgaaaaccactgatctaaagaaCAAGTCACCAACCTTTGTGAAACATGGAGCTACTTTAAAACTAGTGAataatccaaagggctaccagtgagATAAACACTGAGATAAAAAAACTTCACGGTTTCtctttaattaaagggtaagataataaggaagagtCGTAGTGacttaaaaagtacattttaaagtttgaacATTCAACACTTTATTCTTCTTAATTCATGCAAATGCTTTATTTTCACCacattgttttttgtaaattatttttctgtgtttttgtttgaacaattacacaaagtttacaaaggGTGGCATACAACACACTTTGACAGATACAATAATAAAGTGTATAGATGCCTGTGATCTTTACAAGtgctttttttcttgaaataaaactcaaagagaaataaaaaaaacaaacaaaaaaaacagttaaattcaattaaaattaagtaaACCTGGATAAACACAGAATACTTCTTCGACGTTCAATCACCCTCTTTTACATGTAGGTTTCAAAagtaatatgacaaaaaacaaaagaaaaagaaaagtgtacatagttttatatatcaacatttataccacatacaacacttaaaaataaaatgtaccacAGTTATACtcaacacaattacaaattaaacttaGATGGATTTACAAAAACTCCTTAGATAACCTGAGCatcttatttttattacatttcatagaaaaaaatcatcatgttcctattttacgaaccactaacacattttaactgatcataaaacatgtaacacgTTTGTAcaatgaatcattttgtaaaatattttttaaatccacttttatttcatcacaatccaaacaccaaatgtgaaacttctttaatgaaatgtttcctcccactgttgagaaacatacatgttaggttggatggagtgtgtaaccaacctggagaagtgaatggttgcagagaaccattgaatctattgttggtgagacttcatcatgacactgatcattcactttgattgacaggacagATGATCAGAGGTGCTGAGTTTTTACCACCATAGTTTAAACCAGGACTAAAGTATGGGTGTAGTTTatgagtgaagcagcagtgagtgaaggagtagatcagagctgcagcatctacatcataaaaggagaccacaccctcctcatagtccacaaacacacccaccttctcaggaacacacttcagatgaagaatgACTAAAGGATCTTCATATGCTGTTTCcacatttccatctctgagTGTCACAGTCCATAAACCATTCTTAGGAGTCGCAGTAATAGATCCCTTCCTGTTGATGGATTCTTTAACCACTCCTAAATCCCAGtcagtttttcctttaaccTGAACCTCAAAGTAAAATCTACCTGAACTGAAACTCTGTTTCCCTAAAACACAGACACAAGGAGAAAATCTCTCTTTGTTGTGTGGAAGGTTCTTCTTCACATCACTGCAGTAAACTTGttttccatcatcagacaggacGAGGTTAGGATGAGCTGTAAGAGGATCAAGAGTCACATCTACTGCAAACTGCTGCAGCCTCTTCATCTCtaacatcttcatcttcatcatcttgtcactgagtgtgtcctccaGCTGAGCCACAGCTCTCAGCACAGTTCCTTCATGTGATGATGGATGGACCATGACCTCTGTCCAGTCCTTGGTGGCTGGAGGAGCTTTCAGGGAGCAGAAGTGTTGGAGGAGGTGGTCTTCAGAGTGggagagctgctccacctcagagcttctcttcatcagctcaaagatttcctcctccagctctttgatcaaaccttcagcctctctctcttctgcttcctgttgctcctccattgtcttcatcagctccttcaggcctcTCTCAACAAGCTCCATCAAAGCAGTGAACATCTCCACACCTTCAGCTTTTACTCTGTCTGCTGCTTCCTTCCTGATCCTCACTGACTCTCTGATCTCCTCcagcttctctcgtctcttttGGATCATCTGCTGAAGATGCACTTTCTTTTCTTCAAACAGATATTCTCCCAGAGGGACTAACTGGTGACTCCTGTGCTCCAAAACAGAACACATCAAGCAGACACGTGTCTGATCACTCTGACAGAACATCTCCAGAGGTTTGCTGTGCTTTGTACACATCATGGATTTCAGGTTGTCCACAGGCTCCATCAGCTGATGTCTTCCCAGGCCTGATGCTGTCAGATGAGGCTCCAGGTGAGTCTCACAGTAGGAGACCCCACAGTCCAGGCAGGACTTCAGGGCCTTCACTTTGGTTCCAGTGCAGACGTCACAGGGAACTtctcctggtgctgctgctttcCTCTCAGATTCACGTCTGAACTGAGAAACCATCTCACGCATCATAATATTGACCTTCAGCTGAGGTTTAGTGCTGAACACCTGATTACACACGGGACACCTGCTGGTGGTACTGGTGTCCCAGTGTGTGCTGATGCATGTTTTGCAGAAGTTGTGTCCACATGATGTGGTGACTGGATCAGTGAGCACCTCCAGACAGATGgagcacaggaagtgatgttcaGACGTCCCACTGCAGGCAGCAGACATGTTCACAAACTGAGggacagagacaagcagcacattaacaggacactctcattgttgtggaacgttcctttactaatgtttctgagtccatctcactgagatcacctctagtatttagcattgattcagtcatcctgtagtaatgtggacagtcggctgtgcctcagcagctgaatg from Gouania willdenowi unplaced genomic scaffold, fGouWil2.1 scaffold_7_arrow_ctg1, whole genome shotgun sequence encodes:
- the LOC114460830 gene encoding E3 ubiquitin-protein ligase TRIM39-like, translated to MSAACSGTSEHHFLCSICLEVLTDPVTTSCGHNFCKTCISTHWDTSTTSRCPVCNQVFSTKPQLKVNIMMREMVSQFRRESERKAAAPGEVPCDVCTGTKVKALKSCLDCGVSYCETHLEPHLTASGLGRHQLMEPVDNLKSMMCTKHSKPLEMFCQSDQTRVCLMCSVLEHRSHQLVPLGEYLFEEKKVHLQQMIQKRREKLEEIRESVRIRKEAADRVKAEGVEMFTALMELVERGLKELMKTMEEQQEAEEREAEGLIKELEEEIFELMKRSSEVEQLSHSEDHLLQHFCSLKAPPATKDWTEVMVHPSSHEGTVLRAVAQLEDTLSDKMMKMKMLEMKRLQQFAVDVTLDPLTAHPNLVLSDDGKQVYCSDVKKNLPHNKERFSPCVCVLGKQSFSSGRFYFEVQVKGKTDWDLGVVKESINRKGSITATPKNGLWTVTLRDGNVETAYEDPLVILHLKCVPEKVGVFVDYEEGVVSFYDVDAAALIYSFTHCCFTHKLHPYFSPGLNYGGKNSAPLIICPVNQSE